One segment of Candidatus Latescibacterota bacterium DNA contains the following:
- a CDS encoding glycosyltransferase family 4 protein yields the protein MPKPVVVMALTAGRKIPGARFRVGQYVAPLREENINLRWWPAPIAKHPPRSHALRPLWLPLSVIGRIPAVAATYKADVTLTSRELVSTMVTWEPMLKKPYVLDVDDAIWLHRGGRFAKRLGKIADVVVAGNSYVADWFSQYCDQIEIIPTAVDTDRFIPNQNQNDRHPVIGWSGTYSNLPFLEALQPAIRRVFEARPDVKLRISSDRHPKLNDLPSDRVEYEPWSVQGEVAFINSLDIGLMPLADNAWSQGKCSYKMLLYLSCQVAVVVSPIGMNSEVLEARDVGRGATSEDSWVDALIELIDDAELRKQMGKRGRDLITSSYSIKALTPKLASVFRKAAGR from the coding sequence ATGCCCAAGCCTGTTGTGGTTATGGCCCTGACCGCCGGGCGAAAGATACCGGGAGCAAGATTCCGGGTTGGGCAATATGTTGCTCCCCTGCGCGAGGAGAATATCAATCTTCGCTGGTGGCCCGCGCCAATTGCAAAACACCCGCCCCGTAGCCATGCTCTGCGTCCACTCTGGTTGCCGTTATCAGTTATTGGCCGGATCCCGGCCGTTGCTGCTACATATAAAGCCGATGTAACCTTGACCTCACGTGAGCTTGTTTCTACGATGGTGACCTGGGAACCGATGCTCAAAAAACCGTATGTCCTAGATGTGGATGATGCAATTTGGCTTCATCGGGGAGGCCGTTTCGCCAAGCGCCTGGGCAAAATTGCGGACGTAGTTGTAGCAGGAAATAGTTATGTGGCCGACTGGTTCTCACAATATTGCGACCAGATTGAGATCATTCCAACTGCCGTTGACACAGATCGATTCATACCCAACCAAAACCAAAACGACAGGCACCCTGTTATCGGCTGGAGTGGGACCTATTCAAACCTTCCCTTTCTTGAAGCATTACAACCGGCAATACGACGCGTCTTTGAAGCCCGCCCCGATGTGAAATTGCGGATCAGTTCCGATCGACATCCCAAGCTCAATGACCTCCCATCCGACAGGGTTGAGTATGAGCCCTGGTCGGTCCAAGGAGAAGTGGCTTTTATCAATTCTCTGGACATAGGGCTCATGCCCTTGGCTGATAACGCCTGGTCCCAGGGTAAATGTTCCTATAAAATGTTGCTCTACCTTTCATGTCAAGTGGCAGTGGTGGTATCCCCCATTGGCATGAATAGTGAAGTACTCGAGGCAAGGGATGTTGGACGTGGCGCCACGTCAGAGGATTCCTGGGTCGATGCTCTTATTGAGCTGATCGACGATGCTGAGTTGCGTAAGCAGATGGGAAAAAGAGGCAGAGACCTGATAACCTCTTCCTATTCGATCAAGGCGTTGACACCAAAGCTCGCCTCGGTTTTTCGAAAAGCGGCGGGGAGATAA
- a CDS encoding oligosaccharide repeat unit polymerase, protein MSLLDLFWLLLFSSIGMISIWVSSRTLGYWFTPLSIFVGMNSFSMAGYHLRLLKMTEVSFETHLVLLVSLLLFGAGVYLGVQGVSRSEMTNKFPKQDMTNIGMFFYTTAILAAGGWLLATFILTGRYGLGWILGNIWMLQEAFQMKFIGYLNMIGILVLPTYVIRVASGERRNIDLLFVALAIFGLLLAGIKAYMAFSVLSALIVWSVTIPNRFRVKYLAGGMLALLVFFIAYNYRIDIGVIQHLQGQAFFAQFPVLHRPYLYMVGSWPALENIINGSMSDPPVFGTVVLQPMWKILGDGLGIVDPVPFNLPFVQIGAATFNVYSLTGEVFWDFGWVGVVIISLGLGYLSTRLYVAARKPGYWARHLVYGIIGYGLFMSNFFYAYRFNVLIMLTYIYFVAFVICRGGAIVKGPMRDHDN, encoded by the coding sequence ATGAGCCTTTTGGATCTTTTTTGGCTTTTGCTGTTTTCATCGATCGGAATGATTTCAATCTGGGTTTCCAGTCGCACCCTTGGGTATTGGTTTACACCGCTAAGTATCTTTGTCGGGATGAACAGTTTTTCGATGGCAGGCTATCATTTGAGGCTGCTTAAAATGACCGAAGTGTCGTTTGAAACTCATTTGGTGTTGTTGGTATCGTTGTTACTGTTCGGCGCCGGAGTGTATTTGGGAGTACAAGGCGTTTCCAGGTCGGAAATGACGAATAAGTTTCCGAAGCAGGATATGACCAATATTGGTATGTTTTTCTATACCACCGCAATTCTGGCTGCCGGTGGTTGGTTGTTGGCTACTTTCATTCTGACCGGACGGTATGGTCTGGGTTGGATATTGGGCAACATCTGGATGCTCCAAGAGGCGTTCCAGATGAAATTTATCGGTTACCTGAACATGATCGGCATTTTAGTGCTGCCAACGTACGTGATCCGAGTTGCCAGTGGAGAGAGGCGTAATATTGATCTGTTATTCGTTGCCTTGGCGATCTTCGGGCTTTTGTTGGCGGGGATCAAGGCGTATATGGCTTTTTCTGTCCTGTCGGCCCTGATTGTCTGGAGTGTTACGATCCCCAACCGATTCCGTGTAAAATACTTGGCTGGGGGAATGCTGGCCTTGCTGGTGTTCTTCATTGCTTATAACTACCGGATCGATATCGGCGTTATCCAACATTTGCAGGGGCAGGCCTTTTTCGCCCAGTTTCCAGTGCTGCATAGACCTTACCTTTACATGGTGGGGAGTTGGCCGGCTTTGGAGAACATCATCAATGGGTCTATGAGCGACCCGCCGGTCTTCGGTACTGTGGTCCTGCAGCCCATGTGGAAGATCCTCGGAGATGGCCTGGGTATTGTGGACCCAGTTCCCTTCAATTTGCCTTTTGTTCAAATCGGGGCAGCAACCTTTAACGTCTACTCACTGACCGGGGAAGTGTTTTGGGACTTTGGCTGGGTTGGAGTCGTCATAATTTCCCTAGGTCTGGGTTATCTTTCCACTAGGTTGTATGTTGCTGCCCGCAAGCCGGGCTACTGGGCCCGCCACTTGGTCTACGGGATCATCGGCTATGGTTTGTTTATGTCCAATTTTTTCTATGCGTACCGCTTCAATGTATTGATCATGCTTACGTATATATATTTTGTGGCCTTTGTGATTTGCCGTGGAGGCGCCATTGTGAAAGGCCCCATGCGGGATCACGATAATTAA